DNA from Nocardioides seonyuensis:
GTGGCTGACGGTCGACTCCGACCCCTACCCGGCGGTGATCGACGGTCGGATCCAGTGGATCCTCGACGGCTACACCGTCACCGACCGCTACCCGCTCTCGCAGCGCGAGTCCCTGGAGACGATGACCGAGGACTCCCTGCAGGACAACAACGGCTTCCAGACGCTCCCCACCGACGAGATCAACTACCTGCGCAACTCGGTCAAGGCGACCGTCGACGCCTACGACGGCACCGTGACGCTCTACGCGTGGGACGACACCGACCCGATCCTCAAGGCCTGGGACGGCGTGTTCCCCGGCGTGATCAAGTCCCGTGACGAGATCCCCGAGTCGCTCAAGCCCCACCTGCGCTATCCCGAGGACATGTTCAAGGCCCAGCGCTACCAGTACCAGCGCTACCACGAGACCGACGCCCAGGACTGGTTCAAGGGCTCCACGCGGCTCGAGGTGCCCAAGGACCCGCAGGCCGTCGACCGGCTCCAGCCGCCCTACCGCCTCTTCACCGACGTCGGTGAGGGCGAGACGTGGTCCCTCACCTCGGTCTACGTGCCTCGCGAGAAGGACAACCTCGCCGCCTACATGGCGGTCAACAGCGACGCCACCGACGAGGAGAACTACGGCAAGATCTCCGTGCTCGAGCTGCCCAACGAGCGCACCGACGGTCCGCGACTGATCGCCAACGCACTCAGCAACGACGAGGAAGTGCGCGCCGAGCTGGTCTCGTTCACGACCAACGGCGACTCCAAGCCGGTGTTCGGCAACCTGCTGACGCTGCCCGTCCAGGACAGCTTCATGTACGTCCAGCCGCTCTACACCAAGCGGGCGGGGGAGTCGAGCTACCCGATCCTGCGGTTCGTGCTCGTCTCCTACAACGGCAACGTCGGGATCGGCACGACCCTGCGCGACGCCATCGCCGACTCACTTGGCGCATCGCCCGACGACGCCGAGGCGCAGGAGCCGAGCCCCGAGACGGGCGAGGAGCCCGCCGAGGAGCCCACCGAGGAGCCGTCCGAGGGCGCGACCGAGGAACCGACCGAGGCACCCGAGCTCCCCGAAGGCACCCAGGCCCGGATCCGGGAGCTGCTCGAGCGAGCAGACGCGGCGTTCGACGAAGCCGAGGAGGCGCAGCGAAACGGCAACACCGTCAAGTGGGCCCGCCTCACCGAGGAGGCCCGCCGGCTGATCGAGGAGGCCATCGAGATCTCGGGTCGCTGACCTCGATTTGGGTCCCTCGTTCCATCCCTGTAAGGTTCCTCTCACCGACGCGGGGTGGAGCAGCTCGGTAGCTCGCTGGGCTCATAACCCAGAGGTCGCAGGTTCAAATCCTGCCCCCGCTACCAAATTCAGGCTCGGAATCTACGGATTCCGAGCCTGAAAGCATTTAGAGATTTGATCAAGTGTCCAGAAACGGCTGAGTTATCCGGACCAACCACGTCCCCGCTTCGCGTCGTAGTCGTCGGCCTTTGCTGAGCGCGTGACGCTGACGGCCCGCTGGTCGGTTGTCGCCATGACTGACCTCACTACCACCACCGCCCGCGACCCCCTGCCCGAGTGGCGCCTCGCGCTCACCTCCGAGCGCAAGAGCCCCAAGACGATCGCCCTCTACCTCGACGCCGTCGGCCGCTACCTGACCTGGACCGAGACCCAGGACCTGCCGCCGATGCGACGCACCAGCCTGCAGACCTGGATCACGACCATGCTGGATGCCGGTCGGTCGCCCAGCACGGCGCGGATCCGGCAACAGGCCGTGCGCCGCTACGCTGCCTGGCTTCTCGCAGTCGGGCACCTGGATGGTGCCCCGTTCCAGGGCATGACCTCGCCCAAGCTGGACCAGCCCGTGGTCGACCCGCTCACTGTCGCCCAGGTCCGCGCGCTCCTGCAGACCTGCCAGCCGGAGGCCGCCGACGTTCCCGCGACGGCGCGTCCGCTACGGCACGCCCGCGACGAGGCAATCATCCGGCTGATGGCCGAGACCGGGATCCGGCTCAGCGAGGTCATCGCCCTCACCGCGGGCGACCTCGACCTCGCGACTGGCCTCGTCACGATCCGGCGCGGCAAGGGCGGCCGCGGCCGCGTCATCCCCATCGGCCAGGCCACAGCTACCGCGATCCGCACCTACCTCGCCGTTCGCACCACCCAGCCCCATGCCGATCGCGAAGAACTCTGGCTCGGCGAACGTCGCTGCGGGCTCGCCGCCGACGCCCTCTACCGCTCCCTGCGCCGACGCGCCGAACGAGCCGGCATCACCGGGTTCCGACCCCACCGACTGCGCCACACCGCGGCCCACCGCTGGCTGGCCGCCGGCGGCTCCGAGTCCGGCCTGATGGCCATGGCCGGCTGGACCCGCGTCGAGATGCTCATCCGCTACACCCGCGCCAACGCCAGCGAACGCGCCGCCGCCGAAGCCCGGCGTCCCGACCTCGGGAACCTGTGAACGCGTTGGAGCCTCGGGAGAGCGGAAGAAGACCCACCCGAAGATTGAAACGCTCCGTTTGCTTCGAGTATTGCGAATTCGTGCCCGCCTCGAGAAAAGAAGCACCATGACCGCATTGGCCACTCGTCCCGTCCAACCCCGGCAGCGCCGCCGTCGCGCCGCGCCGCACGTCAAGGACGACCTCGCCACCCACCCCGACAGCGTCATCCGACTCCTCCCGGCCGCGACCCCAAGGAGACGCTTGTTGTGCTGGCGCACGTCGAGCTCGCCACCCAGCAGGCCGCAGAGCTCCTCAACGTCAGCCGGCCCTGCCTCATCGGTCTGCTCGCCGCCGGCGACCACGAGTACCGCAAGGTCGGCAAGCACCCGGATCAAGGCCAGCCCCTGATGGTCTACATGGCCGTGATGAACAGGGGCCGCCCCGCGACGCCGCCGACGGACTGACCAGGAGAAGGGCGTGCTTGACGGTGCTGTTCGTCGTCCTCTGCGACGCAGACGTGCTCTACCCGAGCATCTCCGGGACTCGCTGATGGGCATTGGCCGAGACGGGCTCGTCCAGGCGGAGGGGATGGACTAGATCCTCGACCAGGTCTTCCCAACCTCGTCGCGAGCCGACCCGGCCTCGACCCGCAGAAGCGTGCCCGTACGCGTGAGCTCATGAACCGTGCCGTCCGTGACTGCTTGGTGTCTGTCGGTGCCCATGCCTTCTTAGCTGCCGCTTCGCATCCGGATTGCCAGCCGCCGGTTCCACCAGCCCGGCTGGGCGGCCGCTTGCGCCAGCAGACGGTCGTACTCGCGCGGTGTCAGCCAGCGCAGTGCCGGTACGGCGACGAGGCCGGCCGCGAGCGCCCACGGCCAGGCGCTGAGGTTCTCGACCAGTCCGCCCACGACGGCCACGGCCGACACCTGGAGCACCATGTTGTAGGGAACGATCAACACGCCCTCGATCCCCTCGCACTCCACCAGCCAGGGGAGTCCGTGCCAGGTCGCCCGCGGCCAGCTCGCATAGTGCGAGATCACCGCGGCCGCGAACAGCCCGTTCGCGGCCGCGAACCTACGGTCTCCGCGCGGGCCAGGGAGACGACCGGCGGTCCGGTAGGCGCCGGCGGTCGCCAGGGCGTACCCCGCGACGGCGGGCCGCACGCCGATCCGCGGGGCACCCGGCACCCCGACCCCGACGGCTAGCTCGTAGCCGAGGTGGCTGGCCACGGCGACTATCCCGAGCCGGGTCCAGCGACGGTAGGGCATGCGTCTCAGGGTACCCGCGCGGCTACTGGTCAGCGGACGTTCTCGGACCGGGACAGGAGTCTGCACTCGCGCGTGTGCGGACCGGCGGAGTGGTCGACCAGACCGTGACGAAACGGCGGCGAAGTTGACGTTCGCACAGGGTCGTGACCACAGCATTCCCGGAGCGTCTCGACGGCATGCCGCAGCCCTCGATGACCGTGCCCTCCCAGTCTTGGAGGTCGCCGTAGGTGCTTGGCTCCGCTCTGCGGTGGACGACCCGTGCCAGGAGCCAGCGGAGCGTCTGCGACGTCCTCGGTGTCGAGGACACGGTGCGGGTCGATCGCGGATCGTCTCGTATGTCGTCCGTTCCGCGTTGGGCGTCTACTGCATGGGCAGCGAGATGTAGCCCCGGATCGGGCCGGAGTGGAGCCTGACGGCCGCGTCGAGGTCGACGTCCCAGTCAGGACGGCGAGTCAGCAGTGTCTGGAGAGCGATGCGTGCTTCGAGGCGGGCCAAGGATGCGCCGAGGCAGAAGTGGATGCCGCGTCCGAAGGCAACCTGTCGTTCGGGGTGCCGGTTGACGTCGAAGCGGTCTGCGTGGGGAAAGGCGTGATCGTCGCGGTTGGCCGAACCGAAGAGAAGCAGCACCGTGTCACCGGTCTGCATGCTTTCCCCGTGCAGCTCCACCGGCGCGGTGAGGGTTCGCGCGAGGCCCTGGACGGGTGAGTCGAAGCGAAGTAGTTCCTCGACCGCGGCCGGCACGAGTTCTGGGTCGTCCGCCAGCTGCTGTCGGACATCGGGGTGCTGGGCGAGCACCACGGCGCTGTTGGAGAGTAGGTTGGTGGTGGTCTCGTGCCCGGCGACGAGCAGCAGCAGGCAGAACCCGAGCAGCTCTTCTTCGCTGAGGTACTCGCCGTCGACTTCGGCCTGGACGAGTGCCGTCATGAGGTCGTCTTGAGGGTGCGCGCGTCGCTCGGCGAGGAAGGCTGTGAAGTACTCGTAGAGCGCGGCGGCGGCATCCAGCCCGGCGCCGAACTCTCCTCGGACAGGATTCGACTGGATCAGCGTGGTGGACCATGCCCGGAACTGATCACGGTCGTCACGCGGAACGCCGAGCATGTCCGCGATGACGATGGCGGGAAGCGGGCCGGCGAACCCGGAGACGAACTCC
Protein-coding regions in this window:
- a CDS encoding tyrosine-type recombinase/integrase — its product is MTDLTTTTARDPLPEWRLALTSERKSPKTIALYLDAVGRYLTWTETQDLPPMRRTSLQTWITTMLDAGRSPSTARIRQQAVRRYAAWLLAVGHLDGAPFQGMTSPKLDQPVVDPLTVAQVRALLQTCQPEAADVPATARPLRHARDEAIIRLMAETGIRLSEVIALTAGDLDLATGLVTIRRGKGGRGRVIPIGQATATAIRTYLAVRTTQPHADREELWLGERRCGLAADALYRSLRRRAERAGITGFRPHRLRHTAAHRWLAAGGSESGLMAMAGWTRVEMLIRYTRANASERAAAEARRPDLGNL
- a CDS encoding cytochrome P450, encoding MSDQPLTYSPFDAEVIADPYPVYRELRANSPAHWSREANSWVLSRYDDVSAALADPATYSSASGIFPTPPGVDMTELFLPMLIMSDPPRHTQLRQIVSRAFTPRRIAALEPHIETLVKDLLDQTPEAGNWEFVSGFAGPLPAIVIADMLGVPRDDRDQFRAWSTTLIQSNPVRGEFGAGLDAAAALYEYFTAFLAERRAHPQDDLMTALVQAEVDGEYLSEEELLGFCLLLLVAGHETTTNLLSNSAVVLAQHPDVRQQLADDPELVPAAVEELLRFDSPVQGLARTLTAPVELHGESMQTGDTVLLLFGSANRDDHAFPHADRFDVNRHPERQVAFGRGIHFCLGASLARLEARIALQTLLTRRPDWDVDLDAAVRLHSGPIRGYISLPMQ